In Panicum virgatum strain AP13 chromosome 5K, P.virgatum_v5, whole genome shotgun sequence, the genomic window gttgatcaacattgggaagtaagaaaggtttttcggtgttctccggaaattaggtggctcttggagtggaatactgctttgatccattgtgttttggatcaagtattcagttgggttgtgtagccctctgaattagctttccatagagtccaagatcacctaatttggacatcggagctaagagttatggccgttttaccgaggtacatttctgctggaaatagacctgcggacggtccgctagacctgcggacggtccgcccttgagtggcggacggtccgccgttatctcggttgagctcaaacagaaccgtttttggctctgtgggtaGTCCAAAATGacatgcggaccgtccggtccatgggggcggacggtccgcctataaaagctgaaacgggcgcagaaacttggttgtgtcttgggtgcccaaaatgacctgcggaccgtccggtccttgggggcggacggtccgcctcctactgaaatttctgggacagaaacactgcggtttctgtgtgtgctcacgttttgaactgcggacagtccgcccctggggagcggacagtccgccggtaacttccagatttagtcagagacgtttgcaaatcggttggttcgaagttttgaaccgcggacagtccgccccaggggcgcggacagtccgcccggggctctaacggtcgactctgacacataatcattgcagttctagccgttggttttaaatggcggacggtccggtttttgtgaggcggacagtccgcgaaaactcagttttcacgggatttgagtgtaacggctagtttggggcctccctctataaatagagggtgtggccggccatttgaggaggcttagcaccttggggacttagtgtccatgtgtgagagtgcttgagagccctctactcactctaacttgatagtaatcatccgatcgagtgagagagcgattctagtgcgattgctttgagagattgcatcgagtggcactaggtgatcgtgttgcaagccggtgtgcttgttactcttggaggttgccacctcctagacggcttggtggcaagaggctccgttgaagcccgcaagaagattgtgcggtgctccggagaagagattgtgaggggtattgtgctcaccccgcgggagccgcgaagagcaactctagttgagcgagacttgaagagcaacaagtggttcggccggatcatgtgctagagctcggtgtgagcactccacgtgggagagtgtgacttgagagtcaccactagcaagaggatcggcggcaaccttggagcttgtctcaacggggattagcttggtggcaaccaagtgaacctcgggataaaaatcaccgtgtcaactttgtctactcttctcggtggtttgctttctccaaatcacaagcattgtatttacattcttctatatcttgtgcttgtgtagttgctctctagtgattagttagcttgtgtagcttgctaatcaacttcttgcttgtgtagctagaagtagagatcctagtgtaactagttagcttgtgtagcttaattagttgctcttgcttagattgtgtagctaagcaagttgagcacttggatttggattgtgtatccttgtccttgagcatctagtgagcttaggtttggctttgtgcttttgctcattagatttgtttaggagctcccccggtttgtgaagtactagtgcttaagcttgtgtgacttggcattagaattgttaggagagctcttactagcttggcactccatttgctttgtgtaggatcctttttggaggtgccttagagtcatagttagaggggtgaagttttggctaagcgaataatttcaattccgcataagtttcggttagccggcgtaattaattttagaaaggactattcaccccccctctagtccgccatctcgaccctacacgtgagcacggctattcgaatagttttacactctgcagaggttgtacacgtTACCCATACGACATGTTTCGCTTTGATGCCAGCGCGTGATCAGCGCGCATGTACACAATTCTTTAGATGTGTCGGCAAGCTAACATGACAAAACCGTTACATCAACTGGACCCAAAATATGCTACACGACAGACTATAGGAGTGTCTCGGCTCCGTACATCTGACTGGGTTAGCTATCCCGACCCGACGAACTCCTCGAGCACTCGGGCGGTAGCATCCTCTCGGGGCCAACTGACTTAATAAGCTAAGGCCAGTGCCCATTTAGCCGTATGGTTACACTGTAATACTTGACTAGAATAGTGCCAATTACCGGTCCTTAATTTGACACGGGTGATAAATCCCTAAAATGCGCCGGAAACGCATCCAGAACCAAGCCATATTCATCATCCATTTTTTCCCTTTCCATCCATATTCTTTTACTCATCCTCATACCAACATGACCACTAGACCATATATTCACCCGCGTCTACCATAGATATTTTATCTTTTAAAAACAACCATACAAATGTATATTTTCTTTAAAAGAAACCAACCCATGTGATGCTACTTAACTACCGCGCAAATACTAAGCTAACTAAGCATTTGACTCCAAGCTAAACGAATAACCCATAAACTTATGGCGACAAGGAATAAAGGGTGCAATTTAACAAGAAAGGTAAATGCATTGAAATAGGACGTGTCTACCCGACATAAAATGACATTTGGACACGTAAAATCATCATCGCATGCACATATTTGAAGGCTTAGGAATTTAAATAGGAGCAAGAATGATCAAGGGGGTGCTTGCCTTGCTGCTGCTCGATCTCACACTCATGCGCTGGTTCTACGCCTGGTTCGGACTCCGGCTCAGCTACGATGGACTCGTCGGCTACTCGAAACGAACGACGAAAGGCACATGCAAGGAACCAGCAGGAACCACGAGTAAGAACCAAAACAAAGCCACGAAATGATAGAGCATGATTTAAGAAAAttttaggaaaaagaatcaCTCAATTTGGAGTTAAAATGGGAAAGTTATGCATGTTTGAAAATCAAACTCAGGATTAAAAAGTGAAAAGCTACTATGCTGAAGAACCCTAGATTTTTCCTGATTTTCTCCATTTGTTTTCTAACTGAAAATTCATATGAGAAAAGGTTTGtttcactgacatgtggggcccatggTATAGAGTATAAACCCTGTATAAAGACATGTATTCAGGATTTATTTTTCTAAAGGAAAAGGCATCGCTGACGTCATCGTGACATCAGCATGACGTCACTCTGCTCGCTGCAGGCGCGATTGCACCGAGCTACCGGTGCGCGCGTGTGCGCGAGCGCTTACGCTACCGGCCAAGCTGTGGCTCGGGACCCAAAGGTCGCCGGAGCCACGCCGACGGCAAGcaaggcggcggccggaggcagGGTTGTGCGGCTAGGCCGATTCGGCCACAGTCggcgtcccgacccgggggcctggatcccaactagtaaatgctacgtgtttcctcgtcccagatgatgatgcaggaggcaacacagtaacacacggtttattctggttccggccgcggggccgtacgtccagcaaaagggggtgtgcgagggcactgtattatcttgcacccggagtgcttgtaaaagggggtacaagcgagacgagagagggagggaagctcccaggtctctgctagaagaggagtcggGTATGGCGATGATCGTGAATGTAAGTGACCGCGGTAGCTGATGTCCAGAAGCGTCCGAAAAAGGAGTCAACCAGCCAGTCCCCCCGTTTAAAGGaaggccgcctcctccttttatagtcacaaggaggggcggtgcacatgagtggggcgTGGAAGTCGTAGTTTTTCCttgaatcgcgggggtacagtgaccgaacactgtaggaagtacactgtggggcatggcgtcaggcgtggcagtcgtcctggatatcgtccttggtcctgcggagatcgcgccggcgtcctgccagcccctgcaggcggcgtggtcgtcactGTAGGATGTACGGGACTCCAGAtatggcgttccgtgggccctgcaggtcagggtcctgCGTGCCCCAGCGGTGGcgaggcacgcggcggtcccggacccctctggacAAAGTACCGGTgtgcgcactaaggaggtccgggggTTGCGTGGTGGTCccagacccctcgaggggggaggtccgggacttcaGCTGAgtgtgctgagcatccctcGAGGAGGGGTACGTGGCGTCGCCGGGTCCTttcccaagcaggaggtgggtccggggccatGCGTATGATGAGATGGAGTCCGGTCAACCGGAGTTGGCACAATAGTAATGGGGACTGTGCTGAGcgcgtcttgtcccgcgtcgcaggttccacagtgccgccacagcgtccgggatggcggagcagtgaccgaagtcggcggatgggactccggtcgcaGCCATCATAAGGAATGGCGGTCTGACACCGTCTGTCCTAGGTGCCGTGGAGGAGTGATCGGCTTTTAATTCCCCCGTACGGCAAGCGGttgagcggcggggccgtttgtccttatgctgaggggtggcctcgagtgaggcggaggtGAGTCgcatgctcgagggtaggttcgctaccctcgagcgaggcggaggtgcgtggcttgctcgagggtagttccgctaccctcgagcgaggcggaaatgcagggcgcagtcgagggtcttgATAGGAGCcatcgagcgagacggagatcatcccgcgggcccgagaggagtgcgaatgggccgcatgctgggcttcgttgagtcctttcctttctttcagattggaaggaggccgtgggccttcgtgggcccagttgccttaacatgtgtttgcgttttaaagcgatcttagtaccccgattagggtgtccctaatcgtggtacccgacagccACCGCCGAGCCCAAAGGAGGTACCAAGAAGGCTCACCGTGACACGGGGAAGGTCGAGGAGCAGTCAAATTGGGCAGAGGGCGGCCAGAGTTGGGAAACGTGGTGGTGTGTGGCGGTTAGCGGCGGTAGGGACGTGGCAGGGGCTCGGGAAGAAGGAGGGGTGGCTCGCATGGAGGACGGCAGGGTCCTACGGGTCGTGAGCGACAGCTCGTGGGCGACAGAGGGCGCCCGAGCTCTCACCGCGACTCGCCGGGGCTCGCCGGCTCCGaggaagatggcggcggcgatgctAGCGGAGTGGAAAAGAGAGGGGCAATTGGTGCTGGGAAGAAGGAATTGGCGAGCAATCCGTATTGCAGTGCAAGCCAAAGGGCCTTATGGCggtggagagggaggagtgggcggCCGTGGCGGGGCCTGGCGGCGAGCTCCGCTTGGACTAGGAACAGAGGGGAGTAAAGGAGGGGAAGAGGTGGCTATGAGCTGGACATGGAGGAGCAGTGTGCGGCGGCGTGCAGCGCTAGGACTCGTCCTCACtccgggcggcgtggcgctggcGGATTCCCGCCGCCGCAGAGGGGAAAAGGGAGGAACAAGGCGGCGCACAGGGCAGCGGGGTGCTGTGCCACGCTGTAGCGTCGATCGACGAGGCCTGGAGGAGCAGTGCGGTGGGTGGTGACGTGTTCGGGCGGAGCAGCGAAGTGGCGGGCGACGCGCCGcgtgggaggaggaagacgacgccACTGGCGTGCGGGCCCGGCGCGTCAGCGACACGGGGAAAAAGAGAGGAGGCGCGGTTTGGGCCGCGGCTGGAGTGGGCCGTGGTGGCGGTCGGGCCGGCCCAGGAGGAGAAGAAAAGGGGAGGGGGAAGCCGGGCCGCTGCGGTCCGGTTTGGGCTaaaggaagagggaggagggaaAGAGAGATGGGCCGGTTGGGCTGGGTTCTGGCCCATGCCGAGGTGAGccccctttttttctctctcttgaaTTCAAACCAAAGTTCAAATTCAAACAGAAATTATCCAAAAACATTTGGAAGCTTAATAAGATTGATCTAGTATTTTTTAACATGGTtttactctctttttttctattgTTTCTTTTTAGTCACAAAAGGAAATGTTTGTGCAAAAAAACATGAGAAAAGCCAAATAAAAACCAAATCAAGCATTAATCTATTTATTTATCTtaattttatttgtatttgaaATTTGGGCTGTTACAAAATCTCCTCCAATTGGTGAATGACACAGTTCTCCCTAATCAGGTACCTGATAAATATGGTACCAAATTACAGGTTAATTTGTCCCGAGTCGGCCGGGCTTTCGACAATGCGAGAAGATGCGCATTCCTCTGCGACGCCGAATTCGCTGTCGAATTGCTGATAGAAAAAGAAGTCAGATGAGGATGGGAGAAAGTGACCAAGAATCGGTCCGGTTTCGTCCAAGACGGGGGCATCGGTTTTGACGGTTCTGAATTTCTGGttccagcaggcagcagctttTGTCCCCCTCCCTGGTTTCGCTGTGTAAACTAGTGGCGCAGTGCAAATGCTACCCCAAGTCTCCAACCCAGCTTTCACCCGAATTTAGTTAACAGACTTTAAAAGGAGAGTGGCATGGCCATCTATTTTCGTCTAATCTTGTTTAACACCATCTTATTAATTGAAGGGAGAGATTTATGCACACAGAGTTATCCGATGATCATGATATTATCACAAAACAaatttactccctccgttctaaactACAATTTTATCTTTTCTAGATATATATATTTTGCTATAGTGTCTAAATGAAAATCCTTACAAAAGGCTTCAGTTCCTTGTCATCTAGGCAACTGCATCCGCCAAGACCGCTTCATAATAATTATGCCATTACGAGAGACTCACACACTTGTATTTTGTTACATTTTTTATTATATGTCGGTGGAATTCTGATGTGATTCCTTCCTCAAGATCATAGTGTCAGCATTATAGGGATCAGTGGCGTACCTAGCATTTGAGTAAAGGGTATGCCGTGATATTTTTTTCACTTACAATTCGGTATATTGTCCATATACAAACGGTATATTATCTTATATAATTCGGTAAAAAACTGTTAAAATTCGGTAAATAACATTGCATATCTTAAATTCAACAATTAAGTACCAAGGTTCCGTAAATTATAATGCAAATGATTCAAATATATtaagttcaaatgaaaaagaagcTTACATAGGAAAGTTAATAGATTATTACCATGCTACTTCTTGTCTGGACTACGGTTTCTAGAACTCATGAAACTCTCAATTATATCATCTTCATCCACCTCAAAGAAAATATCCCACTCAATGAAAGTCTGTAGACAATCATCCAAAAGCCCATCGCCCAACTTATTTCTTTTCTTAGTTTTGACTAAAGCCATTGCAGAGAATACCCTTTCAACACTTGCCGTCGCCACGGGTAGAAGCAATACAAATTAGAATTGAGAGATTGAAATAAACCTTTCAGCCTCAGAGGCTCAAAGAGCTGCAGCCTGCAACTGCAAGGGACGCTGGCCTGCAGGGGGCAGGGCAGCCGGGGGCGCCGTCTCGCGCCGAACTGCAGGGAGGGCCACCGAGCGCCCGGGCCGGAGGCAGACTGGCAGAGGGGGCAGCGCCGGCGAATTCCTGCAGGAGTCAGGAGGGAGGGGGCACGGTTCTAGGGTTAGGGATAGGGATTGGGGAGAAGAAATCAAGGGAACAAACCGGATCCGGAGGAGGCATCACCGGAGAAGGCAGCAGCGGGGTGGCGCGCCGGAGTAGCGAgcgggcggccagggcgccAGGCGCAGGCGCCGGCAGCCGTGCGTCGCGCCGTTGCGCGTCTCCCCTCTGCCTGGGCGTCAGGCGTGGGCAAGTGGGCAACGGGATGGGGAGAAGCGAGCTTCTGTTACCTATTGAACACGGGTGGGTTTGGGATTGGAATTCAGGAATTgagatgagtttttttttacttgATGGGCCCAAACTTTAGGTATGCCAAGGCATACCAAGCCCACCCATTGGGTCCGCCATTGATAGGGATGATGATTCAATTAAAGAGGATCATGACTCAATCCACCAAGGCTGCTTCAAACTTTATCCTTGGTCCTCAAACTTTATTGAGAAGAATGGAGCTTATTTTAAGTCCTTAAAGTTGGTATAGTTAAATAAATCGTCTTGGTACCAGTATCCTGGATGATAGCCTATGTtgattttttctcaaaaaaaataaacatatggTGGTTCATGCGTAATCTTCAGATAATCATTTAGGCCGATTTGTACATTAATTTTCTTATACGTATCTATTTTTTTTGCTTATCCGTTCGTGGTTGTCTATGCCTATGCATCAGATTGGACCTGCATCTAACTTTTCGTGCGTCATTGCAAAAATGCTTTGATGAACTGGTTTCAGAAAAATCCCTTTTGCAAGCGTCTGATAACTCCAAGCTCACCGTTGCATTGCAAACCTGCATCAAACTCGTATCTTGTCTGTACCCGTGCTGCTGCGCACGTGCTTCACGCCCCGACTCGGGCTCATAGACCACGCCGATCCCCCTCCCCTTCGAGTTCGACCCTTCCTTCCCCTGTTCGGCTGTTCCCTTTCCGTTTCGcttcctcctcggctcctcccaGTTCTCGCCTACATTTCCCACTTTCGCACCCCAAAAATGGCCAAAACCTTGTGAAACGGGGGGGAGCACTAGTGAAAACCCACCCGCGGCTCGCACACCCATCCCATCGACGCCATTGGCACCGCAGCACCCTCGGCCCCGGTGTGCAGAGGCGCTGAATGGCCTTGCGCCTGTAGATTCTGGTCCCTTGCCACCGACCAATCCGGCCGAGGTTTGACCAAGATCGGCAGGCGGCCGCGTGCGTCGGGCTCGATCCGACTCGTCTCCTAGGATGGCAGCGGTGGCGGACGGATCGgcttctgcggcggcggccaaggaggTGGAGTACCAGGCCGGCGTGCAGAAGCTGGTGGACCTGCTGTCCAAGTTCAACCCGGCCGCCAAGGAGTTCGTCccctcctcggccgccgcggcgtcgccgcCCAAGAAGGCGCTGTCGGCGGACGCGCCGGTGTTCGACTACCACTCGATCGGAGCCGGGAATGGGGGCGTCAAGGACTCCGCCACCGACGCTTCTTTTTACATTGGGAGCCCACAGCGCAGGGTAATAATTCGCAACGCTCCTTTTCGTTCTCGATTCTTCACCAGACGCTGGGGTGGCTTGGATCGGCGCTGTGGTTGTGTGTGCGATTTGATCGCTTCTATCGTAAGTTGTTTGGTAACGATTTGGAGTTTTCTTTCTTATCTTCGTGTTGGATTGCGTTATCGGTTGGTGGTTCCCGTAGTGCGGTGGTTGGCGTTCTTTGGTAAAAGGTTTGTCCTCTTCTTTCGATGTAAAGGTTTGATCTTCACGCGACGCCACTCCATAAGCGCCACCGGTGATGTTCTATCATGCACTTCTGTTCTTTAAGTTGATCTGGTTTTATGTGCGATTGCTTGCACGGCTATGGTGCTTTTAACTCGTTGTTGATTCATTTGATTTGGGTAATATTGTGGTTGCTTCAAGTCTTATCAATTATTTTCTTTTGGTGAAAATCACTAGTTTTTactattttctctttttccagTTATACTAGCAATAGTAGGTAGGTAAGACATTGCCAAGGAACAATTATTTGTAAACTATAGCACCATAACATTTCTCCGTACTAATTGTTATGGAGTGGCTCACTGATCCGTTCATTGTCTGCAACTATCAATGTAGGAAATCTGAAGTTTGAAAAGCTCAATTCAATACCCATACTGAACTTTTGGACATAATGATATGGGACAAAACTTCATTTCAAATCTTTGGTCAATGTTAAATTCAGTTTTTCAATTTTGTGATACTTTCCCAAGATTGCTtctttatttgttttatttcaTATTCCCATAGGACTTGCTAGATGATCAGCTGTTTGTAAGAGCAAATATTGGATTCCGTGATCCCATTGAGAAGTACGATGTAAGTTGTAAGGAgtgttttttgttgttgttgttgtaatttTCAGAGGTGGAATGGATACATCAAccaaggaaggaggagggcaAATGATCGGGCGAGGCGAACAGAAAGAGAAGACAGCATTAGGCAAACTGTTTATGTCTCTGAACTTGACCATACGGTGAGTAGTTGATGGTTACCTACCTGAGCATGCATTGCTATATATTATATATTCTCGGGTTTTTGTAAGATCTAATGATGTTGACCATCTTGTAGGTGACGGAGGAGAGACTTGCTGATATCTTTGCTACCTGCAGGCAAGTAAGTTATTTCATCTGGAAATATTGATTTGTACTGGTACTTGTGTCCTGCAAATATGAAATTGCACTGCTTTATTGCTTGTCCTGGTCAACTAAAGTTATCAAGCAGAGTCTACTAAGTGATCATATTTACTGTTTTGTGTTTTTTCACTTCTAAATGTAACTTCTTTAATTATTAAAGATTCCCCGTCGAAAAtatactttttttaaaaaaaaatgctgcCACAAACGTTCACAACTGAAAATTTATCAGCTGCTGATTTCCAAATACGTGATAGCTAACTCACTTTCTCTCTCTTAGGTTGTTGATTGCAGAATTTGTGGTGATCCCCACTCAGTTCTTAGGTTTGCATTTATTGAGTTCTCTGATGAGGGTATTATTTATTGACCTAGTACTCTAATAACGTTTTTTTTTCTGTAATAAATCTTTCTTTATGAATTTTGAGTTTCATTGTCTGTACTCTGTAGAGGGTGCAAGAACTGCACTTAACCTTGGAGGGACAATTTTTGGTTTCTACCCTGTTAGAGTCTTGCCTTCAAAGACAGCTATATTACCTGTTAATCCAAAGTTTCTTCCCAGAGTGAGCAGTCTTGCATTTATTTCATGTCCTGATACCATTAAGTAGTATACTATTCCACAATATGCTAATACTGGTGTTGTGTTTGTCTTGTTCCATAGACGGAAGATGAGAAGGAAATGGTTATGCGAACTGTCTATTGTACAAACATAGATAAAATGGTACCCATCTCCTTCTACTCCATGTACTTTATCGTCTTTCACTTATTTGTTTTTTCATTGATACTTCATATTTTGGGATCCTGGATCTTGGGGGCTAGGTCTGAAGGTAATTTCATTAAATTAGATGCTTCGTGACATCATTTGCCTCTTTGTCATGTAGGTTACTCAATTAGATGTAAAGACTTTCTTTGAAGGACTTTGCGGTGAGGTGAGCGATGGAGTCTGCAGTTTTCCGATCCCATCATCAAACATACTATTTAATTAAGGAAAAAACTGCTCGATATATTGCTATATGCTTTACCGGCTAAAGTAGGCTTTCTTTGCAGGTCTCTCGGTTGAGACTTCTAGGGGATAATGTACATTCCACAAGGATTGCTTTTGTTGAGTTTGTTCACGTAAGAACAAAATGTTTTTATTATATGCTTTACTTCTGTTACTTAGCTCCTATTTTTATATTTCAAGTGATATTTGCTGGCTAAATCCTCCTGCACAAAGAACTAGTTTAGATTGTCTATTTTGCATCTCCGTAAAATTGCTTCCATCCTAATATTTGTAATCTCAAAATACTGTACCAGTCATGTCAGTATGTCACTAGTAAGCTCTTGCTATCCCACTACATCTGTTATCCAACCTCTGCATGTGTCATAATCTCTTAATAGCACATGCATGACTAAGTAATGACAGAAGTTTGTTCAAACAACTGTGGTGCTTCTCGCTTTCTCGTTACTTGTGTATTCATCTGCAACATGATCTTGCCCATACAGTCATATGTTATATTTCTTCCTTTCATATTCCGT contains:
- the LOC120705629 gene encoding polyadenylate-binding protein-interacting protein 9-like; this translates as MAAVADGSASAAAAKEVEYQAGVQKLVDLLSKFNPAAKEFVPSSAAAASPPKKALSADAPVFDYHSIGAGNGGVKDSATDASFYIGSPQRRRWNGYINQGRRRANDRARRTEREDSIRQTVYVSELDHTVTEERLADIFATCRQVVDCRICGDPHSVLRFAFIEFSDEEGARTALNLGGTIFGFYPVRVLPSKTAILPVNPKFLPRTEDEKEMVMRTVYCTNIDKMVTQLDVKTFFEGLCGEVSRLRLLGDNVHSTRIAFVEFVHAEGAILALNCSGMILGTLPVRVSPSKTPVKPRVNRVGSN